A genome region from Micromonospora peucetia includes the following:
- the wrbA gene encoding NAD(P)H:quinone oxidoreductase — MAAQTKVAVIYYSATGITYQMAQAACEAAGDAGAEVRLRKVHELAPDEAIRSNSGWHAHHLETQDVPEAELDDLSWAEVVIFGTPTRYGVMAAQLKQFMDTTGPLWSQGVLVNKVYSAFCSTATSHGGQEATLLSMFNVFYHWGGVVVTPGYTDPSQFVAGNPYGASHTSNNGETAPDAIALGACALTARRAVLIGTALKSGLSG, encoded by the coding sequence ATGGCTGCCCAGACCAAGGTCGCGGTGATCTACTACAGCGCCACCGGCATCACGTACCAGATGGCGCAGGCGGCGTGCGAAGCCGCCGGTGACGCGGGTGCCGAGGTACGGCTGCGCAAGGTGCACGAGCTGGCGCCGGACGAGGCGATCCGTTCCAACTCGGGCTGGCACGCGCACCACCTGGAGACCCAGGACGTCCCCGAGGCGGAGCTGGACGACCTGTCCTGGGCCGAAGTGGTGATCTTCGGGACCCCGACCCGGTACGGCGTGATGGCCGCCCAGCTCAAACAGTTCATGGACACCACCGGGCCGCTGTGGTCGCAGGGCGTGCTGGTGAACAAGGTCTATTCCGCGTTCTGCTCGACGGCCACCTCGCACGGCGGGCAGGAGGCCACCCTGCTGTCGATGTTCAACGTCTTCTACCACTGGGGCGGGGTCGTGGTGACGCCCGGCTACACCGACCCGAGCCAGTTCGTCGCCGGCAACCCCTACGGCGCCTCGCACACCAGCAACAACGGCGAAACGGCGCCGGACGCCATCGCGCTCGGCGCCTGCGCGTTGACCGCCCGGCGGGCGGTGCTGATCGGTACGGCGCTCAAGTCGGGCCTGTCCGGCTGA